CAGCCGCGCGAGGTCCTGATCTGCCTCGCGGCAAGCGCCACCACAGCCGGCGTGCTGTCCGCCGCGCTGCTCTTCCCGGTGACCTACCTGCAGGTGGAGCTGGGATTCTCGCGCGACGTGGTGCATCACGCCCAACTATGGATGACGCTATCGCTGCTGGCCGGCACGCTGGTAGGCGGCGCGCTGCTCGACCGCTTTGGCTGGGTGCCCGTGATCACACTGTTCGGACTGGCGACTGCAGCCGGCATCGGCTGGACCTTCGCCGCGCCCGATCCGCACACCCTACGCTACGGCTGGGCCATGGTGGGCTTCGGCGCCGGCTTCACCACCATGATGCACAACATCCTTGTGCGCAGCTTCACGCCGGAAGTTCGCGTGACCGGCATTGCCCTGACCTACAACCTGTCGCAGGCGGTGGTGGGCGGGCTGCTGCCGGTGCTGATGGGTTCGGTGGTGCATTTCTGGCCGATGGGCCTGGTCTGGATTCCGGTTTCCTTCATTGCTCTCGCCATTCTCGTGACGCCGCTGTCGTTGCGATACCGCAAGCCCATGCACGTGGCGCAGGGGGCCTGAGCACGTTCTGACTTTCTGACCTTCTGACCTTTCCAAGGAGATGCTGATGGATGGATTCACCTTGCTTCCGCCACCCGGTACACGCGTGGCCGTGGTGGGCGGTTGCGGCGGTATCGGCCGCGCAGTGGTGGCGCGCGCCGTGGAGATCGGCCTGCGCGTGGTAGTGCTCGACCTGCCGCGTTCGATGGCGTTGTTCCCGCCACCGGAAGGCGCGCTGGCGGTGGCCTGCGATGCAATGGACGAAGCCAGCATGGGCGCCGCCTTCGACACCGTCGCGCGCGAGTTCGACGGCCTAGATGCGGTCATCAACCTGGTGGGCTTCACCAAGGAGCGCATGCGCCTGTCCGACGTGCCGCTCGCCGAATGGGACGAGATCACCCGCGGCACACTCACAAGCGCCTTCCTCGTCAGCCGCGCGGCATTGCCTCTGCTGCGGGCGGCCGGCGGCGGATCGATGGTCCATACGGCGTCGACGTTCGGCGTTGCCGTGTCGCTGCCAGGCTACGGTCCCTATGCAGCATCCAAGGCCGGCGTGATGAACCTGGTGCGTGCCCTCGCCACCGAATGCGGGCCCGAGATCCGCGTCAATGCCGTCGCGCCGGGACTGGTGCAGACCGCTTTCCTGCAAGGCGGTACCGGCCGCCCCGAGAAGAACGAGCGGATTGATGCGGACGCCGTGACACGCATGCTGCCCATGCGCCGCATCGCGCAGCCCGCCGACATGGTGGGGACCTACCTGTTCCTGATCGGGCCTGGCTCGGTCTACATCACGTCGCAAACCATCCATGTCAACGGAGGCCTGTGGTCATGAGCTTTCCCATTCCAGCCGAGGTCACCAGCTTTATCGACGGCGAGTTCGTCGCACTTGGTGCCGGCACCCGGCTGCCGGTCGTCAATCCCGCCGACGAGCAGCAGATCAGCCTGTTGCACGAAGCCGACGCCGGCGAAGTGGGTCGCGCGGTGGCGGCGGCGCGCAACGCCTTCGCACACGGTCCGTGGCCGCGCATGGCGCCCGGGGCGCGCAAGGCTGTGTTCGCGCGCATCATCGAACTGGTGGAGCGTAATCTCGACGAACTGGCGTGGCTCGAAACCGCCAACACCGGCCAGACGCTGCAGTACGCCCGCCGGTATCAGTTGCCGCGCATCCTGGGCAGCTTCGGCTTCTACGCCGAATGGCTGGGCCAAGCCACCGAACTCGCTACCAAGGACGGCGACGCCACGCTGCGCTACGTGCTGCGCGAGCCGCTGGGCGTGGTGGCGCTGATCTCGCCGTCGAATGCGCCAACCGCGCTCGCGTCGACAAAGATCGCGGCGGCACTGGCCTTCGGCAACACTTGCGTCGTCAAGACGTCGGAGTACACCCCCCTGGCGCTGGCCCGGCTGATGTCGCTGTTGACCGACGCCGGTGTACCGCCCGGGGTGGTCAACCTGGTCAATGGACGGGGTCACGTGACAGGCAACGCGCTGGTGCGGCATCCGGACGTGCGCGCCATCTCCTTCACCGGCGGCACGGCTACGGCGCGCCAAATTGCGGCAGCGGCGGGCGAGGCGCTCAAGCGCGTCGACCTCGAACTGGGCGGCAAGTCGGCCAACATTGTCATGCCGAGCGCTGACCTCGACTTGGCCGTCGATGCGGCGCTTCTCGGCATCTACACCAACAACGGGCAGCAATGCTTCGCGGGCTCGCGCATCGTGCTGCACCGGGACATCGCCGACGCGTTCATCGGTCGCTTTGTCGATCGCGCGGAACGCATTCGCGTGGGACATCCGCTCGACGCGTCCAGCGAGAACGGGCCGCTGGCGTTCCGCGGCAGCTACGAGCGCGTGGAGTCCTATGTCGACATCGCACGCAGCGAGGGCTGCAAGGTGCTGGCGGGCGGCACCCGCGAGCCGGGCTTCGATCGCGGCTATTACTTCCGTCCGACCGCCGTGCTGGCTCCATCCAATGCCGCGCGCGTTTGCCAGGAGGAGATCTTCGGGCCGTTCGCGTCGCTGCTGGTGGTGGATTCGCTCGACAAAGCCGTCGCTGTTGCCAACCACTCGCGCTACGGACTGGTGTCGTACCTGTGGACAGGCGAACTGGGCGAAGCGATGGATGCGACCCAACGCATCCAGGCCGGCAACGTCCTGGTCAATACGCCAATGCTGTCGCTCGACCCGCGACTTCCCTTCGGCGGCTACAAGGAGTCCGGCGTCGGCAGGGAAGGGGCGCTGCCGAGCCGGCATTTCTATACTGAGGAGAAGACGGTGACAATAGCTCTGACCCCGCCGGCATTGCCGAAGCTGGGTCTCTAGCCTCCGGCACGGTTGCGGCGAATCCCACTCCTACAGACGCTTTCGTATGCCTCATTATTGCGACTCCCCACAGTTGCCGATGATGTGGCACGGGATCGGGTGGTGCGCCGCCGCTCTGTTGGCTAAAGCGGCCCTTGGGGTGTCTGTGCCCTCGGGCAGGTGATCGGCGCTTTGTGGCCGATCTTTGCCGTTGTCGGGGGCCGGTGGCACACGCTGTCCCTTCGGCTCCATTGCCGGTGACAAATATACTTCACGGCCCGCAACCGCTTATGCAGTAGGGGCTCGAGTGCTGGCCGGCGATGAACTTTCGTGTACGGCCGTCTTCAGACCTTGGCCCATAGTTGCGCTGAGCCATCCGAACGGCAGCTCCGCCAGACAACGGACTTTCGCGCTGCGACCGCGAACGTTGCGTTGTCGGCCGTAAGCCATCCCACGCCGTATCAATACCAACTTTCCTCCACGCTCGCGCTGATTGTCCATCCTCTGCCATTCAGAAGAGATTAGTGGGCGCCCGCGCCAACCGTTCATCATCTTCCAGTACTCACATACGCTGGAAATCCGCCTTGCGGGCGAGTCGTTTCAACGCGCGTTTGGGTTGCGCGATCAGGAAACAGTGAGAACTGCTTTCAGCTCGAGAAAAGCCTCGAGCCAAAACGTGCCGTACTCGCGGTTAATACCAGATTGCTTGAAGCCCCCGAATGGCGCGGCCGGTTCGTGTGCCAGCGTGTTGACCAGTACTCGACCCGCTTCGATTCTCCGTGCGAGCTCGCGCGCACGCTGGTCATCCGCCGAAAACACATACGCTTGCAAGCCGTAATTGGTGTCGTTGGTCGCAGTTTCACTCAGACGCCCTTCGGTGCGAACGCCCGCCTTCAACGATAATGGCCATTCGAGCGTCGCAAACTTCATGGATTGTGTCTGGCGGGACCGAAGAGTCTGCGCCACGGGCCGAGGCGCCGGCTAAAGCTTGAGCGCGATCCGACAGAACAATAGACTGACAATGATCACAGGACACGTCTTTATTGCTACCAGCCTTGACGGCTATATCGCCCGACCCGATGGGGACATCGACTGGCTTCTGAACCGAGATGAGCCGACAGAAGACCATGGCTATCCGACCTTCATCGCCGACAAAGACGCGATCATTATGGGCCGAGGCTGCTACGAAAAAGTCCTCACGCTGGGCGAATGGGCTTACGACAAGCCCGTTCTGGTGCTGTCCCGGCAATTGGCTGGGAAGCCCGTGCCGGAGAGGCTGCAGGGAAAGGTGCGGTTCTCAGATAGCACGCCCACGGATGCGATGAGGCAACTGGAGGCTGAGGGCGCGCGTCGCGTGTACGTCGATGGCGGTCAGTTGCTTCAGTCGTTTCTGCGCGACGGATTGATTGCCGATTTGGTGGTCACCACCGTGCCAGTGTTGATCGGGGCTGGCAGACCATTGTTCGGCGCCCTGCCGCGTGACGTCAGTCTGGCGCTCGAATCAAGCCGGCACTTTCCGTCCGGCCTAGTGCAGTCGACCTATCGCGTGCTGTACTAATTTGTGAAGATGCGATGATGAGGCTTGTACATCTGGCGCCGTGATCGCCACTATCTCGGTAGACGAGGCCTTGTGCGTTGCTTCAACCCATTCTAAAGCAGGTCAGCGTGGCGAGTCCCCGCCGGAAATGGCGGCTTCTCGGCCATTGCGACCGTTCGGGCACGATCAACGTGCCGGCTGCGCGTTGAATCTCGATGTGGATTACCTCGGGCGTCGCCGGCGCTGGCGTCTCGCATCGGTCTGCATCAGCGA
This genomic stretch from Cupriavidus basilensis harbors:
- a CDS encoding SDR family NAD(P)-dependent oxidoreductase, with product MDGFTLLPPPGTRVAVVGGCGGIGRAVVARAVEIGLRVVVLDLPRSMALFPPPEGALAVACDAMDEASMGAAFDTVAREFDGLDAVINLVGFTKERMRLSDVPLAEWDEITRGTLTSAFLVSRAALPLLRAAGGGSMVHTASTFGVAVSLPGYGPYAASKAGVMNLVRALATECGPEIRVNAVAPGLVQTAFLQGGTGRPEKNERIDADAVTRMLPMRRIAQPADMVGTYLFLIGPGSVYITSQTIHVNGGLWS
- a CDS encoding aldehyde dehydrogenase family protein, whose translation is MSFPIPAEVTSFIDGEFVALGAGTRLPVVNPADEQQISLLHEADAGEVGRAVAAARNAFAHGPWPRMAPGARKAVFARIIELVERNLDELAWLETANTGQTLQYARRYQLPRILGSFGFYAEWLGQATELATKDGDATLRYVLREPLGVVALISPSNAPTALASTKIAAALAFGNTCVVKTSEYTPLALARLMSLLTDAGVPPGVVNLVNGRGHVTGNALVRHPDVRAISFTGGTATARQIAAAAGEALKRVDLELGGKSANIVMPSADLDLAVDAALLGIYTNNGQQCFAGSRIVLHRDIADAFIGRFVDRAERIRVGHPLDASSENGPLAFRGSYERVESYVDIARSEGCKVLAGGTREPGFDRGYYFRPTAVLAPSNAARVCQEEIFGPFASLLVVDSLDKAVAVANHSRYGLVSYLWTGELGEAMDATQRIQAGNVLVNTPMLSLDPRLPFGGYKESGVGREGALPSRHFYTEEKTVTIALTPPALPKLGL
- a CDS encoding dihydrofolate reductase family protein; translation: MITGHVFIATSLDGYIARPDGDIDWLLNRDEPTEDHGYPTFIADKDAIIMGRGCYEKVLTLGEWAYDKPVLVLSRQLAGKPVPERLQGKVRFSDSTPTDAMRQLEAEGARRVYVDGGQLLQSFLRDGLIADLVVTTVPVLIGAGRPLFGALPRDVSLALESSRHFPSGLVQSTYRVLY